The DNA region CGGAGCGGCCGTCGTGGCGGCCACCGTGGAACCGCCCAGCGAGCAGCGCGTCCGGCACACCTACACCCTCCAGCTCACCGACGCGGCCGGGCTCCCCGGCCTGATGCGGGCGATGCGCGCGGTGCCGGGCGTGTACGACGTCAGCAGGGCCCAGCAACCCGCCGCGGCCCGCTGACGCCCCGCTCCCCGACGGGACCCGGCGACCCCGTTCGAGTGGTGCGGCGCGCGCCAACCCGTCCCAGGTCCCGCGCGCTGGTAGCCGTAGTCCATGCCGCACACCTCCCGCCGACTGCGTGCCGCCCTGCTGGCCACCGCGTCCGCCACGCTCGTCGCCGCGACCCTGCCCGGACCGGAGGCGCTCGGCATCGGCGACCGGCTCTTCCCCCGGCTGGGCAACCCCGGATACGACGTCCTCGCGTACGACATCTCGCTCACCTATCACGGCAGGAACACCGAGCCCCTGGACGCCGTCACCCGGATCGACGCCCGGACCACGGCACCCCTGGAGCGCATCAACCTCGACTTCGCCCAGGGCACCGTCCACACCGTCGAAGTCGACGGACGTCCCTCCGAGTTCGCCACCCGGGACGAGGACCTCGTCATCCGGCCCCCGGAGAGCCTGCCGGCCGGCGCACCCGTCCGCATCACCGTCCGGCACACCAGCGACCCCTCCGTGGACCCCGCCCGAGGCGGCTGGGTGCCCACCGCGGACGGCCTCGCCATGGCCAACCAGGCGGACGCCGCGCACCGGGTCTTCCCGGGTAACGACCACCCCGCCGACAAGGCCTACTTCACCTTCCGGGTCACCGCGCCGAAGGAACTCACGGTCGTGGCGGGCGGTCTGCCGGCCGGACGGCGACGGCACGGGGCCACGACCACCTGGACCTACCGCACCCGGCATCCGATGGCCACCGAACTCGCCCAGGTCTCCATCGGCCGCTCCACCGTCCTCCACCGCACCGGCCCCCGCGGGCTTCCGGTCCGCGACGTGGTGCCGTCGGCCGACCGGGACGAGCTCGAACCCTGGCTGGACAGGACACCGGGGC from Streptomyces sp. NBC_01754 includes:
- a CDS encoding M1 family metallopeptidase; this translates as MPHTSRRLRAALLATASATLVAATLPGPEALGIGDRLFPRLGNPGYDVLAYDISLTYHGRNTEPLDAVTRIDARTTAPLERINLDFAQGTVHTVEVDGRPSEFATRDEDLVIRPPESLPAGAPVRITVRHTSDPSVDPARGGWVPTADGLAMANQADAAHRVFPGNDHPADKAYFTFRVTAPKELTVVAGGLPAGRRRHGATTTWTYRTRHPMATELAQVSIGRSTVLHRTGPRGLPVRDVVPSADRDELEPWLDRTPGQLAWMEEQVGPYPFETYGLLVADTETGFELETQTLSLFERSLFTQPGFPAWYIESVMVHELAHQWFGNSVSPRVWSDLWLGEGHATWYEARYAEDHADKPLEQRMREAYTRSDTWRAAGGPPAHPDVPSPDHKINLFRPVVYDGSALVLYALRQEIGAAAFDRLERTWVRTYRDRSATTADFTRLASRIAGRDLTAFFDGWLHGEKTPPMPGHPDWHSAEPRAGGAPQGPAPTPKPE